The Planctomycetia bacterium genome contains the following window.
TCTTCGTCGCGCCGAAGTTCCAGGTGATCTGGTAGAGGTCGAACAGGTCCGATTCGTTGCCGCCGACCGGTTTGTACGGCTTGAGCGTCACGGTGCCCGCGTATTTTGCGCCGGCGTTCGGGGCCTGCGCTGCGACGATCTTAAACTCGCCGCTGAGCGAAGCAGGGCCTTCGAGCGTTTCGTTGCCGAGCGTTTCCTGGCCGTCTTTCGCGGCGTTGATCGGCACCCATTTGCCGGTTAGTTTCCCGCCGTCGATGTCATACACCGCCAGGGCCACGCTTCCTTCCGGCGCGAACGCGATCCATAGCTCGCCCGCCGCTCCGCCGGTTCCCTTCACGCCGATCCCCAGGAGCTCCGCCCCCTTGAGCTTCATGTCGAGATAGTGGAAGCCGTCTTTACCGGCCATGGTCGTGACGACCCCTCCGCCCCACCCCGGGACGCTGGAGTTCAACACGTCGAACTTGCCGAGCAATACGGTGCTCATCGCCGCTTCCCCTTCGGCTCGGGCCGCGGCCATCGCCCCCTTCAATGTCGCGATCTCTTCCGGCGTGAGCTTGAAGAGGTCGGGCATCAACACATAGAGGGCCGCCAGGAGTTGCTTCTTGTCGACCTTGCCGTCGACGAACAGCAACCGCTTGCCGCCGAACGAGTCGCGAATGTCGTCGCCATCGAGATAGAGGAGCGACTTCGCCCCCGGCTTACGACGCAAATCGTAGTCGTCGACCATCAAGATGCGATAGCCGCCGAACTCGTTGCGGACGTCGTCGTCGTCGAAGTAGAGGAGTGCCTTACCGCCCGGCGCGTCGCGGAGCACGTTATCGTCGATGAAGAGGAGGCGTTTGCCCCCCGGCTCGGAGCGGATGTCATCGCCGTCGATGAACAGCAACCGCTTGCCACCCGGCTCGGGCCGGATATCGGCGCCGTCGGCAAATGCCGAAGAGGCGGTCGAGCAGAAGGCGAGAACGAGTAAAGTCGCGTAGTACGGTCGCATCGCGGGAACTCCGAACCGTTTTAGGGAAGCCGGGTTCTCATTATATCGCAACCCTCGCGGCATCCCAATCGCTTGAGATCGGGCGCGGCTGAATGATCGCCGCGCGTCTGCCGTTGCAGCCGGAAAGATCCGTGACTGCTTACCGTGGGTGCGGTTTTGCTTGCAGGTCGTCCGTGCCGGGAAGTTGAGTTTCCGTAGTTTGAGCAAGCGTGTTCGGCAAGGCGTGATCGATCAGAAAGCGCTCGAGCTCTTCATGCGGGATGCGACGAAATCTGCTGCCTGGTACTCGATACCCTTTGAGTGCGCCGGAATCGAACAGGCGAATGATCGTGGTCTGGCTCAAGTTGCAAATATGCGCCGCTTCACCGGTCGTGTAGGCGGATTTGATTCGCATGGTTCAGTTCCTCGGAAATCTTTCACTCGTAGGCCGGCGAACCGCAGACG
Protein-coding sequences here:
- a CDS encoding helix-turn-helix domain-containing protein; this encodes MRIKSAYTTGEAAHICNLSQTTIIRLFDSGALKGYRVPGSRFRRIPHEELERFLIDHALPNTLAQTTETQLPGTDDLQAKPHPR